The following DNA comes from Paraburkholderia sp. PGU19.
GGCCTGAGTACGGGTATTTGAAGCGGGTGAGGCGTTTATTCGAAGCGTTGGCAACGAATGCGAACAGGAAAGTCGCCGTGTGAAGTGTAAGACCCTGTGAGAGCCCTCAGGCAAACACAAGAACGGGCGGTGTTAGCCGCTTTCTTTTGCCTACTTTTCTTTGCGGCGGCAAAGAAAAGTAGGTGCCGCCCCGCACAGGGGCGACGCGTGAAGCACGCTAACAAAACGCGGATGCCAGCGCAAAGGCAAAACGCGGATGCCAGCGCAAAAGCAAAAAACCCAAACCGCTTGCGCAGCAAAACACCACCTCGCGGATGCCCGCGAAACCGCCGAACCACACGACTAGAACCAATCCACAGTGCGTAGCACAAAACCCTTAAGCATCCAAAGCTTCCTCGACCAACTCAATCCAGTGACGCACCTGCGTCTTACCAGCTCCATCCAGATGCATCTGGCAACCCACATTCGCGGTCGCGATGACATCCGGCTTACCACTTTCAAGCGCAGCCATCTTGTTATCGCGCAACTTCTGCGCAAGTTCAGGCTGCGTAATCGAGTACGTTCCCGCTGAGCCGCAGCAAAGATGCGCATCGGGCACAGCCGAAAGATCGAAGCCCAGCCGAGTCAGCACACTCTCCACGGCACCACCAAGCTTCTGCGCATGCTGCAACGTACAAGGACAGTGAAACGCGACACGCATCGCGACGGCATCATCAGCGGGCTGCAATACATCGAGCGGCTCCTTGGCCAGCACCTCGACGAGATCACGCGCCAGCGCACTCACGCGCGCGGCCTTCGCCGCATAAAGCGGATCATTGCGCAACAGATGCCCATATTCCTTCACGAACGCGCCGCAGCCACTCGCCGTCTGCACGATCGCTTCGGCGCCGGCTTCGATCGCAGGCCACCACGCATCGATATTGCGCCGCGCCCGATCAAGCCCTGCGTCCTGCGCATTCAGATGATAGTCAGTCGCACCGCAACAACCTGCTTCGCGAACAGACATCACGCTAATCCCAAGCCGATCGAGCACCCGCGCCGCAGCCGCATTCGTATTCGGCGACAACGAAGTCTGCACGCAACCTTCGAGCATCAGCACACGGCGCGCATGACGCAATGCAGGACGCGCCTTCGGAGGCACAGCGGCGCGTGCCGGAATCTTCGCCTGCACGCTGGCGGGCAAGATCGACCGCACCATACGCCCCGTCTTGAGCAGCGCACCGAACACAGCAGGCTGCGGAATCACCGTCCGCAACCCCTTGCGCGTCAGCCGCTCGCCGACGGGCCGCTCCACACGCCGCTCGAGTTCGGCGCGCCCGATATCGAGCAGCCGGTGATACGTAACGCCCGACGGACACGTCGTTTCGCAATTTCGGCAAGTCAGACATCGATCCAGATGCAGTTGCGTCTTGTCACTGACAGGTTCGCCTTCGAGCAGTTGCTTGATCAGATAGATGCGCCCACGTGGTCCGTCGAGTTCATTACCGAGCAGTTGATACGTTGGGCACGTCGCATTGCAGAAGCCGCAATGCACACACGAGCGCAGGATGCTTTCCGCTTCCGCTGCATCGGGCAGGGCTTTCGCGTGAGAGTCGAGATTCGTTTGCATGATCGCGCTCGCTTCAGAGATCGGCGTACAGTCGGCCAGGGTTCAGCACGCCACCCGGATCGAGGCGGCGTTTCAATTGATGCTGATAGCGCATCAGCGGCGCGGCAAGCGGCTGGAACGGCTCGCAATCAGGCGACGGCGTGAAGCAGGTCGCGTGACCGCCTGCCGCATGCGCGAGTTGGCGAATGTCAGTGGCAGACGCATCGCTCTTGAGCCAGCGCTGCGCGCCCGCCCAGTCGAGCAGCGCATCGCCGGGCAATTGCATCAACGGCGTCGCATTCGGCAGCGACAAACGCCACAACGGACGCGTGTCCGCGAAGAACGGCAGCCGGTGATCGCGCAGCGCATCCCAGAATGCACAGTCGATTTCTTCTCCGCCGATCCGGTCCACGGCCGATTTCACCGAACCACGTCCGCCTTCGAGCCGCACATACAGCCTGCCATTCGCATAACATGCGCCGCTCACAGGCAGCGCGGCCTTGCGCCATGCCGACAGTTCGCGCATCGCTTCGTCGGCGCCGAGTGCGAGCGCGAAGCTGCGGCGCTCGCGCGGTTTCGGCAGCACTTTCAGCGACACTTCCGTCAACACGCCAAGCGAGCCGAAACTGCCTGCGAGCAGACGCGACATGTCATAGCCCGCGACGTTCTTCATCACCTGACCGCCAAAGCGCAGATGATCGCCGTCGCCCGTAATCACGCGGCAGCCGAGCACGAAGTCGCGCATCGATCCCGCCCACGGCCGGCGCGGACCGGAAAGACCAGTCGCGACCGCGCCGCCAAGCGTGCCTTCGCCGTCGAAAAGAGGCGGCTCGCACGGCAGCATCTGATCCGCATCATCGAGCACGGCATTCAGTTCGACGAGCGGCGTTCCGGCGCGCGCGGTGATCACCAGTTCGGTCGGGTCATACGCGACGATGCCGCGATGCGAGCGCGTGTCGAGTTCTTCGCCTTGCACGTCGCGGCCGAGAAAACGCTTGCTGTCGCTGCCGCGAATGCGCAACGGCGTGTGCTGCGCGACCGCGCGCTGCACTTGCGCGACGAGACGCGCGCTGTCGTCCATCGAATCGAATTCGCGTCGCATCAGAAGCGCTCCAGTTCGGGAAAGGGCAGCTTGCCGTGATGAATATGCATCGCGCCGTGTTCTGCGCAGCGATGCAGCGTGGGAATGTTCTTGCCGGGATTGAGCAGGCCATCGGGATCGAAAGCGGCCTTCAGCGAGTGGAACAGCGTGAGTTCCTCACTGCTGAACTGCACGCACATCTGATTGATCTTCTCCCGTCCGACTCCGTGCTCGCCCGTGATGCTGCCGCCCACTTCGACGCACAGTTCGAGAATCTTCGCGCCGAGCGTTTCGGCGCGCTCCATTTCGCCGGGCGCATTGGCGTCGAACAGAATCAGCGGATGCATGTTGCCATCGCCCGCGTGGAAGACGTTCGCGACGCGCAGGCCATATTCACTCGACAGCTCCGCGATGCCTCGCAGCACGCGAGCGAGTTCCCGGCGCGGAATCGTGCCGTCCATGCAGTAGTAATCCGGCGAGATGCGCCCCACGGCGGGAAACGCATTCTTGCGCCCGGCCCAGAAGCGCTGGCGCTCGGCTTCATCCTTCGCAATGCGGATGCCCGTCGCGCCCGCTTCGCGCAGTATTGCGCCTACGCGATCGCAGTCTTCCTGTACGTCCGCTTCCGCGCCATCGAGTTCGCACAGCAGGATCGCTTCCGCATCGACGGGATAGCCCGCGTGGATGAAGTCTTCGGCGGCGCGGATTGCGAGGTTGTCCATCATTTCGAGGCCGCCCGGAATCACGCCCGCGCCGATGATCTGCGCGACGGCCGCGCCCGCTTTCTCGACGTCATCGAAGCTCGCCAGCAGCACCTTCGCGCTTTGCGGCTTGGTCAACAGCTTGACCGTGACTTCCGTGACGATGCCGAGCATGCCTTCGGAACCCGTCAGCAGCGCGAGCAGATCGAAGCCGGGCGAGTCGAGCGCTTCGGAGCCGATCGTCAGACGCTCGCCGTCGATGGTCAGCACTTCGAGCTTCAGGATGTTGTGCCCGGTCAGGCCGTATTTCAGGCAGTGCACGCCGCCCGCGTTCTCGGCGACATTGCCGCCGATCGAGCAGGCGATCTGCGACGACGGATCGGGCGCGTAGTAAAGACCGTGAATCGCCGCCGCCTGCGAGATCGCGAGATTGCGCACGCCGGGCTGCACGCGGGCAATCGATGCCTCAGGGTCGATGTGCAAGATGCGGTTGAAGCGCGCCATCACGAGCAGGATGCCCTGTTCGAGCGGCAGCGCGCCGCCCGACAGACCCGTGCCCGCGCCGCGCGCGATGACGGGTACCTTGCGCGCCGCCGCGAATCTCAGCAGCGCCTGTACCTGCTCGATCGAATCGGGCAGCGCAACCATCATCGGCGTCGTGCGATACGCGGCGAGGCCGTCGCATTCGAATGGACGCAGATCTTCCTTGTCGTGCAGCAGTTGCATCGAGGGCACGAGACGCTG
Coding sequences within:
- the glcF gene encoding glycolate oxidase subunit GlcF, producing MQTNLDSHAKALPDAAEAESILRSCVHCGFCNATCPTYQLLGNELDGPRGRIYLIKQLLEGEPVSDKTQLHLDRCLTCRNCETTCPSGVTYHRLLDIGRAELERRVERPVGERLTRKGLRTVIPQPAVFGALLKTGRMVRSILPASVQAKIPARAAVPPKARPALRHARRVLMLEGCVQTSLSPNTNAAAARVLDRLGISVMSVREAGCCGATDYHLNAQDAGLDRARRNIDAWWPAIEAGAEAIVQTASGCGAFVKEYGHLLRNDPLYAAKAARVSALARDLVEVLAKEPLDVLQPADDAVAMRVAFHCPCTLQHAQKLGGAVESVLTRLGFDLSAVPDAHLCCGSAGTYSITQPELAQKLRDNKMAALESGKPDVIATANVGCQMHLDGAGKTQVRHWIELVEEALDA
- the glcD gene encoding glycolate oxidase subunit GlcD; its protein translation is MSYAYDERIDGPLPSHDKAALVAELQRLVPSMQLLHDKEDLRPFECDGLAAYRTTPMMVALPDSIEQVQALLRFAAARKVPVIARGAGTGLSGGALPLEQGILLVMARFNRILHIDPEASIARVQPGVRNLAISQAAAIHGLYYAPDPSSQIACSIGGNVAENAGGVHCLKYGLTGHNILKLEVLTIDGERLTIGSEALDSPGFDLLALLTGSEGMLGIVTEVTVKLLTKPQSAKVLLASFDDVEKAGAAVAQIIGAGVIPGGLEMMDNLAIRAAEDFIHAGYPVDAEAILLCELDGAEADVQEDCDRVGAILREAGATGIRIAKDEAERQRFWAGRKNAFPAVGRISPDYYCMDGTIPRRELARVLRGIAELSSEYGLRVANVFHAGDGNMHPLILFDANAPGEMERAETLGAKILELCVEVGGSITGEHGVGREKINQMCVQFSSEELTLFHSLKAAFDPDGLLNPGKNIPTLHRCAEHGAMHIHHGKLPFPELERF
- the glcE gene encoding glycolate oxidase subunit GlcE, with protein sequence MRREFDSMDDSARLVAQVQRAVAQHTPLRIRGSDSKRFLGRDVQGEELDTRSHRGIVAYDPTELVITARAGTPLVELNAVLDDADQMLPCEPPLFDGEGTLGGAVATGLSGPRRPWAGSMRDFVLGCRVITGDGDHLRFGGQVMKNVAGYDMSRLLAGSFGSLGVLTEVSLKVLPKPRERRSFALALGADEAMRELSAWRKAALPVSGACYANGRLYVRLEGGRGSVKSAVDRIGGEEIDCAFWDALRDHRLPFFADTRPLWRLSLPNATPLMQLPGDALLDWAGAQRWLKSDASATDIRQLAHAAGGHATCFTPSPDCEPFQPLAAPLMRYQHQLKRRLDPGGVLNPGRLYADL